From the genome of Asterias rubens chromosome 13, eAstRub1.3, whole genome shotgun sequence:
GGCACGGCGTACTGACATGGATCTAGGAGACACCAATGTGTCGATCGGAGAGTTTGCTTACCCACCGCTGAAAACACAGCTTATTCAGTGCCACAACGTCAGCAATGTGAGTTTGAAATGCCCCTGGTGTGGTTTGTGTCCTTGCAATTTGACGTTACATTTCTTACTTTCAAGCCATGCACTTTTAACGtgttgatattgttgttgtcgctgttgctgctgctgttgctgctgctgttgctgctgctgtcgctgtcgctgtcgccgCCGCTGTCGCCGCCGCTGTCGCCGCCGCTGTCGCTGTCTCTGTCGCTGTCTCTGTCGCTGTCTCTGTCGCTGTCTCTGTCGCTGTcgctgccgctgccgctgccgctgctactcttgctgctgctgctgctggcgTGGTAGTGGTATTACTGTTCATTTTCgattaaaaaaattgctttgcTTGAATTATacttattgatgttttttttttacgaatttcAGTCGGCGTGGGCCCATTCCGACGACCCTCATTGGAAGACAGTCTCTGCTGTGTGGAACGCACCTGCTCAAAATGAAGGACCTATCGAGTTTAAGTAAGGACATGTGTTGTTTGACCACAAGCATTTAAACTGTATAAGTCATTGGCTTCTGACATAGAGCTAAAGGAAAaatgggtttaaaaaaaaaaaaaatattcattgtaaaaaaaatattcaacacAATGTATACTCCAATAAAAAGtcgagatggtttaaggaaggcccagtgaccaggggtaataatgttggaagcgctttgagacgcccctgggtgtgaaaagcgcttatatataaaaacaggtTATTACTATagattattgttaaaaaaagacaatCCATTTTAGAGAAGTAAGCACTGTTAGAGATATAGAACGGGTTAATGCCTACTAACATTATAATACATAGGCATCCAGCCCTACCTTTCCTTCAATTTGCCATTCATTTGAATTGCATCTAGTAATTTCTCTAAACATATTAATTGTTCCGCTCAAAGGGCAACCATCGTAACAGGAGAGCCTAGCGAGAACTGGTTCTACCTCGATGTCAAATCTGCTCAAATAAGTTTCATGGCTGGAGACGCCGTCACAGTGTCACCACCTACAACTCAGCCTGGTAAGTGCATCCCCTCTTGGTGGTATTTTGATTTGTCGTTTGAGTTGACTGACTGGAAATTGTCTCTCAAATGAAAACATTCCTTCACATGTGCTTGGCTACGGCACtccatttgtatttttttttgttaggggTGGGACTTTTCAGACTGTAATGAAGACAGAGGGGAAACTTTGAAATGCCGTGAAAGAAGGCTGACAAGGTGAAAGCCATTGTTCTCGGTgatgtgtgcatgctcagaactatattGATAATGACAATTTACCTGGCAACTGCTGCCACCTGGCGCTAAAATTTTTCCCGTTGCTGATATTTGATTCAGATATCGAGAAATAATGCTCTGTTGTTTAACTTTCCTACAACTGCTGTGGGTATCACACAAGCCCATTGAAACATATCAGTCTAGGGGTTGTAACAAGTTACAGTATCACCAACTCAACAAAATGTTGATTCTTCCTCAGACATAAACTAGACtggagttttaaaggcagtggacactattggtaattactcaacataattattggcataaaacctttcttggtgacgagtaattgggaggaggttgatggtataaaacattgtgagaaacggctccctctgaagagccatagttttcgagaaagaagtaattttccacgaatttgatttcgagacctcagatttagacttagaggtctcgaaatcaaccatttaaatgcacacaacttcgtgtgacaatggtgttttttttcttttattattatctcgcaagtttgacgaccaattgagctcaaattttcacacgtttcttattttatgcatatgttgagatacaccagctgtgaagactagactttgacaattaccaatagtgtccacggcctttaaactAGAATGGAGTTTTAAAATGTCCCCGAGGTAGTTGTCAATGAGTAGCAGTCATCTACAATGATAATAGAGGCTGTTGTTTTTATGTCATTCATGTCTGACCTTTATTTGCCAAGTCGATGTTTGAGTAACagcctgaagaaaaaaaacgtctCTGAATTTGATAAGAACTCCAAATTGTGTAAGAACTGGACCAAATTGCATGGAGCTGTTAAGCGCAAAAAGTTGACTCAGCAAATCGTGCTTAccaaaacagggttaccaggcGAGCGAACATAACATATCACATGTCAAATGttcgactggtatcctgctcaattctgctcagcacaaaatTATTAAGTTATATTCCCTGCTtcagcagctccatgaaattggacccttcATTGTAGAAAAACAAGTGTTTAGGTTCTGTAACAGATTTCGAACGCGTCATAGGGTTTAGGTTAAACACTTAACAGTGAATAGGGCCCATGAGTTGTGTGGTAAAGCAGTGGTTTTAATATCAAACTTAAACACTGGTGTTTAGCAAACGTTGATGTACTGAGAACCTTTTAAACGCTTCGTAAACACAATGCAAACGGCTGATGCGTCAAACTAAACGCGTCATAGTAAAAACTGTAAACATTTGGCGCGTTTAGTCTGACGCATCAGCCGTTAATATTGTGTTAAGGAAGCGTTTAAAAGGTCCTCAGTTGACGTTTCGATTTGTAGGCCCTGACTGTCTTCAGTAGTAGTTCTCTAAAAGACAACCAGGATGCTAAACTTCCCCATTTACGTTTAACAtaagtgtttttattattttaatctgCTCCGAACAGGAGTTACTGGTGACAACACACCGTACCCAGAGCCTACAACCACAGATGGTGGTAAGTATATTTTTGGGGTATtctttggttattttttttcttcatgcagAAACCAAGTATTGTTGGTGCTGTGATGGGTTGTGGTTGAGCAGGAAGATACTTTGGTACAACAAACTTGTCGATCGAGATGATccggtttgtttttgttccttttGCTATTATGAAAAAGGgtgttgtttgtgtttaaagtGGTGGCTTTGTATGACAATGGCTAGCTATACGTAATGACCAaaatgtagaatacaattaccaatagtgtccacggcctttaaactAGAATGGAGTTTTAAAATGTCCCCGAGGTAGTTGTCAATGAGTAGCAGTCATCTACAATGATAATAGAGgctgttgtttttatttcattcatgtCTGACCTTTATTTGCCAAGTCGATGTTTGAGTTACagcctgaagaaaaaaaacgtctCTGAATTTGATAAGAACTCCAAATTGTGTAAGAACTGGACCAAATTGCATGGAGCTGTTAAGCGCAAAAAGTTGACTCAGCAAATCGTGCTTAccaaaacagggttaccaggcGAGCGAACATAACATATCACATGTCAAATGttcgactggtatcctgctcaattctgctcagcacaaaatTATTAAGTTATATTCCCTGCTtcagcagctccatgaaattggacccttcATTGTAGAAAAACAAGTGTTTAGGTTCTGTAACAGATTTCGAACGCGTCATAGGGTTTAGGTTAAACACTTAACAGTGAATAGGGCCCATGAGTTGTGTGGTAAAGCAGTGGTTTTAATATCAAACTTAAACACTGGTGTTTAGCAAACGTTGATGTACTGAGAACCTTTTAAACGCTTCGTAAACACAATGCAAACGGCTGATGCGTCAAACTAAACGCGTCATAGTAAAAACTGTAAACATTTGGCGCGTTTAGTCTGACGCATCAGCCGTTAATATTGTGTTAAGGAAGCGTTTAAAAGGTCCTCAGTTGACGTTTCGATTTGTAGGCCCTGACTGTCTTCAGTAGTAGTTCTCTAAAAGACAACCAGGATGCTAAATTTCCCCATTTACGTTTAACAtaagtgtttttattattttaatctgCTCCGAACAGGAGTTACTGGTGACAACACACCGTACCCAGAGCCTACAACCACAGATGGTGGTAAGTATATTTTTGGGGTATtctttggttattttttttcttcatgcagAAACCAAGTATTGTTGGTGCTGTGATGGGTTGTGGTTGAGCAGGAAGATACTTTGGTACAACAAACTTGTCGATCGAGATGATccggtttgtttttgttccttttGCTATTATGAAAAAGGgtgttgtttgtgtttaaagtGGTGGCTTTGTATGACAATGGCTAGCTATACGTAATGACCAAAATGTCATTCAGTGAAAAATccatataaatttaaaaaagaaaaacggtcaaaaattattttttaatttttttattaggaAAACTAATGTATCCCTTGATCAATAAAACCTGCTTACCaagagctccaaaatatgcaaaagcatTTAACGGAATCCTGCACTTTTGACCTTAGTGCTGGGCATGCAGCAGACATATTACAAGGTACACGCTTGCACTGGTTGGGTAAATGTACTATTTAACTACCCATGTGTTTCTTCTAATTAACTTTTCTATTTTTCTGTGTCCTTTTCAGGCTGTTCTCTAAGCGCTTCAGCTATTCTTAGTGTGATCACCATGTTGTGTGGTTTAGCTCTTGCATAGCATGGAACTTCATGGTTGACGTTTGCTAAAATGTTATTGACGATCCAGCAGCAatcttcatttgtttgtttaaatactaAAAACACTAATAGTAAGTTTATTTTTATAAGACaattgaaagcataaaatgcaTTAAGAACTTAAAGGAGGCCAGCCGCCCCTATACAAAAATAGACAGCAAAGTCTACTCGATGACGTTTTCAAATGAAACGATCACCTGCACTTGTTTTTAACCCTCCAACTATTATAGCAAACAATGCAAACACTTTAGACGGCTAGTAACTATATGAAGGGCTAATGGTAAGCAAAGGCTTGGAAGGGGCCCAgacttggtggaaagacggtgttctgggtgcacggcaaagtgcagagtcggaggcactcgtcggagaggtggctcgtgggggccagcggcgctccgtcccccacgagtGTTACACTCGTTGGAGAGGTGGCTcttgggggccagcggcgctccgtcccccacgagtGTTAGAGGCTTGGcaacaaatacaaacatttaagtTTGCAATAACCAATCAACTAGTCCTAAACAATACATAACTTATAAAGATAAAACGATGATTTCAattacaaaatttgattaaCAAAGCTGAACTTAACCCTTGCAGATGGGTCAAAAGTTGGCTAAAACTTGatacaaaatgaacaaaatgcaTTATCCTTTCACAACGGAGATAATTATCTAAAGCAAGGGGAAATAGAGCGAGTTCAAAGGTCGTATAGAAGCAAACTTCAAatcttattgaaaaaaaaaaatgttttgcttattaCAAAGACCGAGGATGCACTTGGAATTCTCGACATTCATATTTGCAGATGTTGAAAGTGTTGTTGAGATAAGCTTAAATTAAACTTCCCGTCGATGGTTAAGGTTTCTTAGTAGTTATTTATAGTACAGATGCATTTACCTTCATCCTATGAAAAATGCCTAATGAGTAATAATTAAAGCATTATGAGGTTAGGTAATAAATCACCGACTTTGGTTGTTTCCCTTACatacattggacactattggttattgtctaagaccagtcattgctttctgctactagagcttcttccattttttatggccacagatctttttcttacgccgcaccgtttctttggaatagtcttcctgtgcatattcgccaagctaatactttacaatgttttaagtccttgttgaaaactcatttgtttaaagcttcttttttgtaacttgcctatttgtatcttgtatctttctctaattgtttattttgttgtttctttaatgcgcttagaggcttttgcattaggcgctttacaaatgtcttattattattattattattattattattattattattattattattattcttggtgtatctcaacatatgcataaaataacagacctgtggaaatttgaactcaatcgatTGTGAGATaatagttgaaaaaaaaaccaaaaaaaaaaaacactatgtcacacgaagttttgtgctttcatatgcttgatttcgagacctgacattccaaacctgaggtctcgaaatcaaattttgtgaaaaattgcttcttttggaaaactacgtcacttcagagggagccgtttctcacattgttttatactatcaacaactcccaattacttattaccaataaaaggaacacgttgccttggatcggacgagttggtctatgaaaagcgtttgtaaccgttttttataaaatgcgtatggttgaaaagatgttttaaaagtagaatacaatgatccacacaagtttgcctcgaaattgcgtggttttccttttactgtgcaacctaacacggtcggccatttatgggagtcaaaatttgactcccataattaaatggccgaccgtgttattcgacgaggtaaaaggaaaaccgtgcaatttcgaggcatgtttgtgtggatcattgtattctacttttacaacatctttctaatcatatgcattttataccaaacggttacaaacacttttcaaagaccaactcgaccgatccaaggcaatgtgttcctttaaggttttatgctaatgaatattttgagtaattaccaatagtgtccagagcgtTTAACTGTGTTGTTTAGTAAAACCTTGTTAAGTGTgcgtgttttttattattattattattattattatttttttaacacttGAGCTCTCTCGCCAACCTCTTCAATCCGTCCACCCTGTTGGATAGCACTAGATTCTTCCGTTTGATTTATCTTTTTATTTGAATGTATTTGAATTGTTCATTCATTGTAAAACAATTACTGTCAGGGACAATGGCAGCATATACAAGTAGTAACACAAACTAGTAAAAAAGGAGAAATTGCAATTGTTTATGGTTTTATCCAATGATAACACAAAAATGTAATTGGCTGGTCtagtaagtaaataaataagagGCGGCATATTATAATTACCTAGTTTCctccctctcccccccccccatgacaAAAAGAGGGGCGTGCGCCCCCCCCCGGATCCGCGCTTGCCAGACGCATGGCTCAAACTTGTCGGATATCGGGTATGGGGAACTTTTACAGCTCTGTATTATAACCATTGATACCAGAGAAGCAAtgctaaaaaataatataaaaaaactgtcTCGGTTTACAAAACCTCTTTTCCATTGAATCGTCATCAGTTGAAGTGGGTGCAGCCTAATAGGGATATCTGATTGAGATTAAAGCCTTACTTGTGTTAATCAAGGACAGTCCAACCAACCAAAACGGCACCTAAAATCTACAATAGTGAAATTCAAAGCGTTCATCAgatcgagaaaaaaaaccttgtaacTTTGCCTCGTGACAGGTCAAGGTAAACCAGTTCTGATAGTAAAAGAAATTTCAATAAGTGTCACAATAGTACGATTAGCTGGGTTAATTCAGTGCTATATAAACTCTGATATAACGACTCTTAGGTGACTAACGTCAGCAGTCATTTTGGGAAGGACAGTGTGACAAGAGCAAAGGAAGAAAGTAAGTTGTATTAATATCCTTTTTCCGTCTACTCAGAAAAGTATTTTTAGTGTTGTTTGTGTGGATTTCGTGAAACTGCGTCATCGggtattttggagctcctggtggGATTCATTGGTAAAGAGTGAGTTGTTTggctggcaaaaaaaaaaacattcgttTTCTAAGTAAAACATAAATTGTTTGATTTGGATTTATTGTTTGATCATTGTTATATAGTTGCCATTAATGACCTTGTTCTGATCAGACAAGTTGTTttggccttttcgaaaccccTGTTTcagtttgagctcaatggttTAGACTACATCAACCTCTTTGAATGCCCCACGTCCGACAGAGCATGTTTTACAATTTCCATTAGCTTTAGCAAAAGCCCAGGCAACAAAATATGTTTCGAAAAGATCCGTTTAAGGGTTATAGGGTAATTTTTGTGTGACACAAAATAAACACTAAAGTACATAAATGTATGTAAAACTTTCACGTTTTAAAGAAAATGACAGTATAGAAACTTAAAATATAACGGCCCTGCATACGCCAACATTTTACTGACATGTTAATAAAGCCACTGGACAgtcacatttggtaattgtcgacgaccagtattctcgcttggtgtatctcaacataatatgcataaaatagcaaacctttGAAACTTGatcttggtcgtcgaagttgcaacataataatgaaagagaaaaaaacacccttgccgcaagaagttgtttgctttcacaTGCTTATAGACCTGATTTTGAGtattcaccaatagtgtccactgcttttaagggtagttcaaaaacaaaatcagcggAATTGATCCacacattttgttgttattaaaaatgtatAGAGCTGGTCCTTCCGCCTGCGCCCCTCGGCTGCTTTAAAGGTTAAGTAAATAATTTGAatgcttcatgatttttgtatatttggtttgtggtaacaccatgtgtgtatctacttgccaggtagagttgttcttagggaactgtcttgctttattctactccacggcagtagaataaagcaagacagttccctaaaaacaactctacctggcaggtagatacacacatggtgttaccgcaaaccaaatatacattgatacctcaccatgcaatgcctcaaatcctatattcatgatttttgttgttgaagaaGAAATATGTATTCCTGGGAATCAATCGGCACTGAAGTGAAAGATATGAACtcaaattacacaaaattgATTCAAGTACACCAGTTCGCAAAAATAACCTCACGGATGCCCTCAACCATATTATTGAAAGTTCTAATTCACCTTGCGTGAAATTAAACCTTTACCTCAAATAACACCAAaataatcaagtaaggttttatggagACACTGGCAGCTATCTGTATACTAATGCAATTACGCTGTCTGTTTGTGTTTGAAAGACTCCTAGGTGCCTGTATAGATTGGGcttccaattttttttaccGCATTTTTATGTCGGTCCGGTGATCATACCGGTAAGgttagatttttttatttttttatttgacttaTTTcacgttttcttttttttaaaggcaatggacactattggtaattactcaaaagaatgattgccataaaatctttcttggtgacaagtaatggggagaggttgatggtataaaacattgtgagaaacggcttcctctgaagtgccatagttttctagaaagaagtaattttccacgaatttgatttcgagacctcagatttagaacttgaggtctcgaaatcaaccatgtaaacgcacacaacttcgtgtgacgggttatttttctttcattatcatctcgcaacttcgatgaccgattgagctcaaattttcacaggtttgttattttatgcatatgttgagatacaccaactgcgaagactagtctttgacatctaccaatagtgtcgactgcctttaagaggatgAACGAATGCAATGTATGAACGCGcagctttccatagatgcccaaatagtACAATCGAAGTTTCAACTCCTTGTAAACCCTACGAGCAGCCACGGGAAAAGTGTACGTGCTGGACCCACTGGAAggtagtcttgggccaagactattatggtgcttgatattggatagtgtactacgcgcagTTGTAAATCGCTAAAGCGCGCCCACCACGATATGATTTAGTAAGTGTACTGGACGGCTTGAAATTAGACTATACTGGCAAGCTATACGCTTTTGGCGATTTACAActgcgcgtagtacactatccaatatcaagcaccatagtcttggtccaagacTAACTGGAAGGCAAATTTTATTGCGGTTAAAATAACTGTGTTTGGGGCAAAGATCTCGTTCCAATGGTCTGAACAGATGATCTGATGTTCCCTATACCCACACACTAAAGATCAATGCATGCTAAAAATCTACAAAAAATGTGaccattacatgtatttaaaggaATACACTTGTGTGCACACAGTAGGATTTTGTGTGCAAAATATAAGAGGTCCATTATTACTATGCTCTCAAAatgccctgcagccgatttcacgaaacgctaggattaatcctatctcgagtaacctcgtcctaacttaggattaatcttaaggtctgcatgctacagtgcagggtgggtactcgtcctaagtcctaagattaatcttaagttagggaGAGTtcggtgaaatcgacggctgatccCACACTACTTGTCAACCTCTGAGTTCACCCGCGTAAAAACCACCACACTATAGGAACGAAagagtgtttaaaggcagtgaacactattggtaattactcaaaacaattatttgcataaaacctttcttggcgacgagtaatggggagaggttgatggtatgaaacattgtgagaaacggctccctctgaagtgccatagttttcgagaaagaagtaattttccatgagtttgatttcgagacttcagatttagaacttgaggtctcgaagtcaaccatctaaacgcacacaacttcgtgtgacaaggtttgtttttctttcattattatatcgcaactttgatgactgattgagctcaaactttcacaggtttgttatgttatgcatatgttaagatacaccaactgtgaaggctagtctttaacaattaccaatggtgtccactgcctttaagggtagtTTAACAAGAAATCAGAGGAATTCACTCGCACAATCTGCAGTTATTAAAGCAAGCATGACACTGGTCCTGCCGCCCGCGCCACTCGGCTGCTCTGAAGGTCATAACCAAACCCAACTTTATGAATAAAAGTAATTCCGGATAGCCATTGACCTGAAAGTAAAGTAACCCGGTtgcttataataattattacaatgcCACAAAGTATACGCACCATTGGCCAAGTATTTCGTTTGATGAACACCTTTTCGaaacaaactttacaaaaaaggatGACTATAACAAAATGTGACAACTCGACCGTGACTTTGATACATGGCATCAAGGCGCCTCCGTGGTTTGTCAGGGCCAGGAGGTCGTGAccaacctagacttgacacaaGTCCCAATCCTTTGCCACCGTACAGGCCTACTTGTATTATGGGTTTGTTACTGTAGTTGCATGCTGGCGCATCACATGTGTTATGGACCTCGCACGAGAAAGGGACTTGCATCAAGTCTATGgccaaccatagagaaaggaccaacaAACGTCCCATTTTCTATGTAAAACCAACAATAAAGAAGGGTGTGAAACTTTGCACGATGGGAGTTTAATCAGGCGAAGTTTGCGATAGCACCTTGTTCGCTATTTagcaagtaggatttgaaactttgactggtagtataatcaggtgaggttttgcCGTAGCACAATATTGTGTAATAATCTCTTTTGATCatggtgttggttctgagaagaaatGGTGgttataaagacactggacactattggtaatattgtcaaagatctgtcttcacagttggtgtatctcaacatatgcataaaatgtcaaacctgtgaaaatttgagctcaatcggccatcgaagttgcgagatataacaAAAAACCCGTGTCGCACTACAtggtaacacgaagttgtgtgccagTCATAATTCATGtaatggttaaagccattgggccctttcggtaaacagtgttgtccaaggcccacactttgtgtaccacaacttctgtatcaaataacaaacctgtgaagatttaggctcaatcggtcatcggagtcgggagaaaacaacggaaaaacccacccttgtttccgcgcgtttcgccgtgtcatgacatgtgtttaaaataaatccgtaattctcgttaacgagagtttatattgttttgctgttttctcaaaaagtaaagcatttcatggaataatatttcaaaagaagtctttcaccattgccttctgtaaaccctgtaagttatttgtaaatctgtgaacttgttttgtttctgaaccaaaagggtccaatggctttaactaccATCCAACGCTTTTGATACAGcctattattgttttaattgttgtgGTAAGGatgaacaatacatttttattttgagtttcCGGTAATTAATAATGCTTGTTCAT
Proteins encoded in this window:
- the LOC117299010 gene encoding putative defense protein 1 isoform X1, with translation MRTAMLSMLIFVPALVFGYGAGPPVSTFPDLCTDMIPVGHNGGVSTANDTDTPPYTITTNSDKYTAGGSLTVTISARSEPTFFEGFFIQARRTDMDLGDTNVSIGEFAYPPLKTQLIQCHNVSNSAWAHSDDPHWKTVSAVWNAPAQNEGPIEFKATIVTGEPSENWFYLDVKSAQISFMAGDAVTVSPPTTQPGVTGDNTPYPEPTTTDGGVTGDNTPYPEPTTTDGGCSLSASAILSVITMLCGLALA
- the LOC117299010 gene encoding putative defense protein 1 isoform X2, with amino-acid sequence MRTAMLSMLIFVPALVFGYGAGPPVSTFPDLCTDMIPVGHNGGVSTANDTDTPPYTITTNSDKYTAGGSLTVTISARSEPTFFEGFFIQARRTDMDLGDTNVSIGEFAYPPLKTQLIQCHNVSNSAWAHSDDPHWKTVSAVWNAPAQNEGPIEFKATIVTGEPSENWFYLDVKSAQISFMAGDAVTVSPPTTQPGVTGDNTPYPEPTTTDGGCSLSASAILSVITMLCGLALA